The window CTGGCCGGCTTACCGTCGCGCCCGCCGCTGCGGGAGGCGGACCGCCGGATTCTCGGCCAGGCGCAGCGGTTCGAGTTTCAGGCGTGTGGAACACGGGTCGCCTGGTCGCTTGCAAAGGGCCGATACCCGTACGGGTACACGACTGGGGCGGACGCGCTGGGCAAATCAGGACTCGGGGTCGGCAGCTTCGCGACGACCGTTTTCGAGCGATCGCTCCGTTTGACGATCGAGCTTGAGCGTCACGCCAGTGAGACGACGCCGACGTGCCTCGTGAATCAGCCATACCAGCGTGTCCGCGGCCTGCGCGTACGACAGTCCGTGACCGTGAATATTGGAAACGCAGTTGCGCAGCGAGTCCGGGCAGCCGATACGCGGGCGCCAGCTGAGATAGACACCGAGACTGTCCGCCACCGACAGGCCGGGACGCTCGCCGATCAGTACGGCGACGAGCTCGGCACCCAGAGTCTCGCCAAGCTCGTCACCGATTGCGACGCGCGCCTGTTCGGCGAAGACCACAGGCGCCAGGCGCAGACCGCCCAGGCGCGATGTCAGCGCCTCGATCAGCGGCACCGCATGCGTCTGCACGGCCGCGGCCGACAGGCCATCGGCCACCACGATCAGCAGATCCCAGTCGCCGCGATGCGTCTCCAGCCGCGCCAGATCGCCGGGCAGCACGCGCCGGCCCCGATCCGGCCGGCGCAGATACGTCGTGCGATCGTCCGCCTGCGAACGCAGCCTGAGGCTGGCCCTGGGCGCAAGTTCGCGCTCCAGGGCATCGAAGTCCACCACGCCGTGGACGGCGTCACGCGCAGCACTGTGCGCGGCCTGAAAATCCAACAGCGCCGAAGTCGGCAAGGCATCACCGGCACGGCCGAGACCGATGCGCGCCCGGGTCGCGGCGCGCAACCGTGCGTACGGATCGGGGACCGGTTCGCTCATCGCCCGGGCTCCGGCGCCAGCAGCGCGCGGACCGCCATGGCGGACGCTGGCGGCGGTGCCAGCCGCCCCTGCGCATCCAGCATGCCCATGCGCGCCAGCCAGGCTTCGAATTCCGGTGCCGGCCGCAGCTTCAGCAGATGACGCAGGCCCAGCACATCGTGGAACGACAGGCTTTGGTAGCCGAGCATGATGTCGTCAGCGCCCGGCACGGCGATCAGGAAGTTGACGCCGGCCGCGCCCAGCAGCACGGCCAGCGTATCCATGTCGTCCTGGTCGGCCTCGGCGTGATTGGTGTAGCAGACGTCCACGCCCATCGGCAGGCCCAGCAGCTTGCCGCAGCAGTGATCCTCCAGGCCGGCGCGAATGATCTGCTTGGCGTCATAGAGATATTCCGGCCCGATGAAGCCGACCACGGTGTTGACCAGCAGCGGGCGGAACTCGCGCGCCACGGCATAGGCCCGCACCTCCAGGGTCTGCTGGTCGACACCGTGGTGCGCGTCGGCCGACAGCGCGCTGCCCTGGCCGGTTTCGAAGTACATGACATTGTCGCCGACCGTGCCGCGCGCCAGAGAGCGTGCCGCGTCCAGGCCTTCGCGCAACAGCGCGAGGTCGACACCGAATCCGCGATTGGCCTTTTCGCTGCCGGCGATCGACTGAAACGCCAGGTCCAGCGGCGCGCCGCGCTCGATCGCCTGTATCGAGGTGCTGAGGTGCGCGAGCACGCAGGACTGCATCGGGATCTCGAAGCGTTGCCGCAGCGCGTCCAGCATCTCCAGCAGGCGGATACATTCCGTCGGATCGTCGGACGCCGGATTGATCCCGATCACCGCGTCGCCCATGCCGAACAGCAGGCCGTCGAGCGTGGAGGCGGCGATGCCCATCGGATCGTCGGTCGGATGATTGGGCTGCAGTCTCGAACCGAGACGGCCCGGCAGACCGAGCGTGGTGCGCATGCCGGTGATGACGCGACACTTCGCGCCGACCGCGATCAGATCCTGATTGCGCATCAGCTTGGACGCCGCTGCCACCATCTCGGGCGTCAGGCCCGGCGCCAGCGCTGTCAAGCTCGCGCTGTCCGCAGCATAGGACAACAGCCAGTCACGGAATTCGCCGACCGTCATCGACGCCACCGGCGCGAACGCAGCCGCATCATGACGGTCGATGATCAGTCGCGTGACTTCGTCGTCCTCGTAGGCGATCAGGGCTTCATGCAGGAACGTGCTCAAGGGCAGATCGGCCAGAACGCGCCGCGCCGCCACACGTTGCGCCTCGCTATCCGCAGCGATGCCGGCCAGTTCGTCGCCGGAACGGCGCGGCGAGGCGCAGGCCATCACCGCCGCCAGCGAGGCGAAGTGATATCCGCTGTGGCCGAAGCTTGCATGGTATTGCGCCATGTCCGCAGTCTGCCAGCTTCCCTGCACACGCCGCATCCGGGCCACGGCAAACCTTTTGCAGGAGGCACAATCTGATGAACATGAATCTTTCGACTGTCCAGATCGCCGGCGCGATTACCAACTTCGGCAACGCCGCGGTGCTGCTCCTGCTGTCCGCGTTGATCGCCGCCTGGCTGCAGTGGTCCAGCGGCCGCCGCGCCAGCCTGCTGTGGTGCGGCGCGGTGCTGCTCTGCACCGGCATGACCGCGGTGCTCAAGACCTATTTCGCGGCCTGCCCGGTGAGCAGCTGGCAGATGCTCAGCCCCAGCGGGCACTCCAGCTTCAGCACCCTGGTCTACGGCGGCGCGGCATTGAGCCTGGCTGCGGGTCCGGACCGGCGGCGCTGGCAACGCCTGCTGCTGCTGGGCCTGGCACTGGCCTGGGCACTGGCAATCAGCTGGTCACGCGTGGCGATCCACGCGCATAGCGGTCCCGAGGTCATGCTGGGCCTGCTGATCGGCGGCGCCAGTCTGCTCGTCTACGGCGTACTCGACACCACGGACTCGCGGCGACGCTTCCCGCCGTTGCTGGGTGTGGGCCTGGCCATGCTGATGCTGTTTCTGGTCTCGCAGGAACGCGGCTTCAACCTGGAAAGTCTGTTCCAGAACCTGGCGCACTGGATCAATCAGCGCACACCGCTATGTCCCAGCGTTCAGCCATAGAGCAGGCCCACGGCAGCAACGATCGACAGGCCCACGATCAGCCCGGCTACCACGTCCGACAGGTAGTGCACACGCAACACCACGCGTGACACCCCCACGGCGCCGATGATCAGGGCCGCCGCCGCCACCAGCAACCACTCCACCGACGGCCAGACCTGCACGCGAACGAACAACAGCGCCGCAGTGCCGTACAGGCCCGTCGCCATCAGGGTGTGGCTGCTCGGAAACGAGGAGCCAAAATAGGCGTACTTGCTCAGCTCCGGCCGTGTGCGATTGGTCAGACGCTTGAGGCGGTCCCCTAGTCCCGCGCCAACCACGGAGCCAATCAGCAAGCACGAGGCCGCGCGAATGTCACCGGCCAGCCAGAACAGTGCCGCGAACAGCGGCGTGAAAAACCACACCAGCGTCGATGAACCCAACGCCGAAACGTCCATCGCCGTGGCATCGAAACGCAGCGACTGCAGACGCTCGGAAAACGCATGCCCGTAACCTGGCGCACCGCTGAAGCGACCGCGACGACGCAAATGTCCCGCCCACAGCCAGACCATCCATGACACCACCAAGGGCAGACAGGCGGCAATCA is drawn from Banduia mediterranea and contains these coding sequences:
- the eutC gene encoding ethanolamine ammonia-lyase subunit EutC gives rise to the protein MSEPVPDPYARLRAATRARIGLGRAGDALPTSALLDFQAAHSAARDAVHGVVDFDALERELAPRASLRLRSQADDRTTYLRRPDRGRRVLPGDLARLETHRGDWDLLIVVADGLSAAAVQTHAVPLIEALTSRLGGLRLAPVVFAEQARVAIGDELGETLGAELVAVLIGERPGLSVADSLGVYLSWRPRIGCPDSLRNCVSNIHGHGLSYAQAADTLVWLIHEARRRRLTGVTLKLDRQTERSLENGRREAADPES
- a CDS encoding ethanolamine ammonia-lyase subunit EutB; this encodes MAQYHASFGHSGYHFASLAAVMACASPRRSGDELAGIAADSEAQRVAARRVLADLPLSTFLHEALIAYEDDEVTRLIIDRHDAAAFAPVASMTVGEFRDWLLSYAADSASLTALAPGLTPEMVAAASKLMRNQDLIAVGAKCRVITGMRTTLGLPGRLGSRLQPNHPTDDPMGIAASTLDGLLFGMGDAVIGINPASDDPTECIRLLEMLDALRQRFEIPMQSCVLAHLSTSIQAIERGAPLDLAFQSIAGSEKANRGFGVDLALLREGLDAARSLARGTVGDNVMYFETGQGSALSADAHHGVDQQTLEVRAYAVAREFRPLLVNTVVGFIGPEYLYDAKQIIRAGLEDHCCGKLLGLPMGVDVCYTNHAEADQDDMDTLAVLLGAAGVNFLIAVPGADDIMLGYQSLSFHDVLGLRHLLKLRPAPEFEAWLARMGMLDAQGRLAPPPASAMAVRALLAPEPGR
- a CDS encoding phosphatase PAP2 family protein: MNMNLSTVQIAGAITNFGNAAVLLLLSALIAAWLQWSSGRRASLLWCGAVLLCTGMTAVLKTYFAACPVSSWQMLSPSGHSSFSTLVYGGAALSLAAGPDRRRWQRLLLLGLALAWALAISWSRVAIHAHSGPEVMLGLLIGGASLLVYGVLDTTDSRRRFPPLLGVGLAMLMLFLVSQERGFNLESLFQNLAHWINQRTPLCPSVQP
- a CDS encoding phosphatase PAP2 family protein; the protein is MSETATRLLIAACLPLVVSWMVWLWAGHLRRRGRFSGAPGYGHAFSERLQSLRFDATAMDVSALGSSTLVWFFTPLFAALFWLAGDIRAASCLLIGSVVGAGLGDRLKRLTNRTRPELSKYAYFGSSFPSSHTLMATGLYGTAALLFVRVQVWPSVEWLLVAAAALIIGAVGVSRVVLRVHYLSDVVAGLIVGLSIVAAVGLLYG